Within the Mumia flava genome, the region GTCGCTCGGTGCAGGCGCGGGTCGTGATCACCACGATGGCGACCTCGATCGTCGTGATCGGCGTCGTCGGGTGGCTGCTCCTCCAAGGCGTCGCCGACGGTCTCACGAACGCGCGGCTCTCCGTCGCGCTCTCGGAGTCCCGGTCGGGCTTCAGCGCGGCGCAGCAGTCGCTCGACGTCCGTGCGGTCTCCGAGGCCGCATCCGGCCCGGACGTCCTGCGCACGCTGGTCAACGACCTCGCCGAGCGCTCCGGCTCGCCGCCGTCGTACCTCGTGCTGCTCGAGGGGCCGATCACCGGCGGCACGGACCGCGGGCTGGAGCCGACGGTGGTGTCGTCGTCGGGCCTGGTCGCCGAGTCGATCCCGGACGACCTCGCCGCGAGCGTCGCCGCCGGTGACGGGCCCGCGTACACGTTCACGCGGCTGTCCACCGAGACCGGGGAGCCGGAGTCGTCGGCGATCGTCGTCGGCGACCTGCTGACGATGCCGGACGGGCAGCAGACGTACGCGCTGTACTACACGTTCTCGATGGCCGACCAGGAGGACACGCTCGCGCTGGTGCGCAACGCGCTCGTCTACGGCGGGATCGCCCTCGCGGTGCTCTCCTCCGGTGTCGCCTGGCTGGTGACGCGGCAGGTCGTCACGCCGGTGCGGCTCGCGCGCCGGATCGCGGAGCGCCTGGCCGACGGCCGGCTGGAGGAGCGGATGGTCGTCCGCGGCGAGGACGACATCGCTCGGCTGAGCGTGTCGTTCAACAAGATGGCGGAGAGCCTCCAGCGTCAGATCCGTCAGCTGGAGGAGCTGTCCAGGCTCCAGCACCGGTTCGTCTCCGACGTGTCCCACGAGCTCCGGACGCCGCTCACGACTGTGCGGATGGCAGCCGACATCCTGCACGACGCCCGCGGCGAGCTCGATCCGTCGCTGGCCCGGTCGACCGAGCTGCTGCAGACCGAGCTCGCGCGGTTCGAGTCGCTGCTGGCCGACCTGCTGGAGATCAGCCGGTTCGACGCCGGCGCGGCCCGTCTCGAGGTCGAGCCGATCGACCTGGTCGACCTGGCCGAGCGGGTGTGCACCCAGTACGAGGCGCTCGCCGCCCGCCACGGCGTCAGCCTGCGCGTCGTCGCCGACGGGCCGGTGCCGGTCGAGGCGGACGTCCGCCGGATCGAGCGGATCGTCCGCAACCTCGTCGCGAACGCGATCCACTACTCCGGGTCCGAGCGTGTCGACGTCCTGGTCGCGCAGGGCACCACGAGCGCGGCGGTCGCGGTGCGCGACTACGGCGCCGGTCTGGAGCCGGGGCAGTCGCAGATGGTCTTCAACCGCTTCTGGCGCGCGGACCCCTCGCGCGAGCGCAGCCGCGGCGGGACCGGGCTGGGGCTGGCGATCGCGCTCGAGGACGCCGTCCTGCACAACGGCTGGCTCCAGGCGTGGGGCGAGCCGGGCCAGGGTGCGCAGTTCCGACTCACGCTGCCGCGCCGCGCAGGTGACGACCCGCAGCGCTCGCCGCTGCCTCTCGTCCCCGACGTGGAGGGCGGCGCGCTGGAGAGGAGGGGGGCGCCGTGATCGCGCGACGCTGGGTGGTCCTGCTGGTGCTGCTCGGGTCCGTGCTGTGCGGCTGCGTGTCGATCCCCGACAGCGGCCCGGTCCGGACCGACGAGGCCGGCCGGCCCCAGCAGCCGGCGCCGGCGCGGATCCGACCGGCGGGTCCGGCCGACGGAGCGAGCCCGCGCGACATCGTCAACGGCTACCTCCAGGCGATGATGGCCTCGCCCGTCCGCTACGACATCGCGCGCCGCTTCCTGACCGCCGATGCCGGAGCCGACTGGAATCCCCGGGCCTCCGTCACCGTCTACTCGCAGTCCTCGGTCTCCGAGCCGGAGGTGTCGGGTCCCGAGCAGGACGTCGCGCTCGACCTGGTGCGCGAGGCGGTGCTGACGTCCCAGGGCCGGTACGCGGTGCCGGGGCAGCGCGACCAGCACCTGGAGCTCAGGCTGGTCTCGGAGGACGACCAGTGGAGGATCGCCAACCCGCCGTCGGGGATCTTCGTGACCTCGTCGTTCTTCGAGAGCTACTACGACCTCGTGAGCGCGTACTTCTTCAACCCGACCGGGCAGCAGCTCGTCGCGGAGCCGGTCCACCTCCCCGACGACGAGAACCGCGCCACGTACCTGATGGAGTCGCTGCTGGCCGGACCGGCCGGCCTGGTCGGGGGACAGGCGCGCACGTTCATCCCCGACACCTACACCCTCGCCCGGCCGGTCGAGATCGACGGCCAGGGGACTGCGCACGTCCAGCTCAGCGGGGCGGACTCGGGGATCGGGACCGAGGCGGCCGAGCGCATGTCCGCGCAGATCGTCTGGACGCTCCGACAGGTTCCCGGGGTGACCGGCGTCGAGATCCTGGTCGGTGACCAGCCGATCGCCCTCCCCGACATGCCGGACGTCCAGCGGGTCGACTCGTGGAACCAGTTCGACCCGGCCGCGCAGCTGCCGGCGCAGCTGTTCGCGATGCGCGAGGGT harbors:
- the mtrB gene encoding MtrAB system histidine kinase MtrB — its product is MRARPPTWLRRGLLRARRLVLPAVSLWRRSVQARVVITTMATSIVVIGVVGWLLLQGVADGLTNARLSVALSESRSGFSAAQQSLDVRAVSEAASGPDVLRTLVNDLAERSGSPPSYLVLLEGPITGGTDRGLEPTVVSSSGLVAESIPDDLAASVAAGDGPAYTFTRLSTETGEPESSAIVVGDLLTMPDGQQTYALYYTFSMADQEDTLALVRNALVYGGIALAVLSSGVAWLVTRQVVTPVRLARRIAERLADGRLEERMVVRGEDDIARLSVSFNKMAESLQRQIRQLEELSRLQHRFVSDVSHELRTPLTTVRMAADILHDARGELDPSLARSTELLQTELARFESLLADLLEISRFDAGAARLEVEPIDLVDLAERVCTQYEALAARHGVSLRVVADGPVPVEADVRRIERIVRNLVANAIHYSGSERVDVLVAQGTTSAAVAVRDYGAGLEPGQSQMVFNRFWRADPSRERSRGGTGLGLAIALEDAVLHNGWLQAWGEPGQGAQFRLTLPRRAGDDPQRSPLPLVPDVEGGALERRGAP
- a CDS encoding LpqB family beta-propeller domain-containing protein; protein product: MIARRWVVLLVLLGSVLCGCVSIPDSGPVRTDEAGRPQQPAPARIRPAGPADGASPRDIVNGYLQAMMASPVRYDIARRFLTADAGADWNPRASVTVYSQSSVSEPEVSGPEQDVALDLVREAVLTSQGRYAVPGQRDQHLELRLVSEDDQWRIANPPSGIFVTSSFFESYYDLVSAYFFNPTGQQLVAEPVHLPDDENRATYLMESLLAGPAGLVGGQARTFIPDTYTLARPVEIDGQGTAHVQLSGADSGIGTEAAERMSAQIVWTLRQVPGVTGVEILVGDQPIALPDMPDVQRVDSWNQFDPAAQLPAQLFAMREGRLVVVDRATVSPFAGPWGSEPHPVDDFRVSADASSIAVVSRTRTLVQVSPLSDEPELTTVTTGTDLLRPSWDAAGRLWVVDRSRGQTTITVGVPGERTRSVATGLLAEARVTGFELTGDGARVLATATADGGRRIVLVAAVRYDPETGAVLGLSDVRELPLPAGTGSPMSAAWRSPTSIAVLARAQDRAPQVSVISVDGSSSLTGAVRLGLLSQGNAVQVLCPGQLTDPLYVHGTDGLLRTQDTDGRWEPVAEEPVRVPSFAG